TGCCATCAGGAACTGTTGTAACATTTGGCAAAAGCTGACTTTTGTCGATGTTTTGATTTTTCATTGCAGCTTCGCACACCACAAATGAAATGTTCTTGTTTGCAACTAACTTTGAAATGTCATCAGCAACTACTGACTTATCCTTAAGTACCATTTCAAGCCCTTTTGAGTACATCACTACTTCTAATTTCGCATCAGGTGTTGATTTTGTAATTCCATTTAGCCACCTTATTATAGACCGGTGATCAGACGTGTCCTTACTCGTTAGGTCAAATACCACTTTATAGTCGGTTTTTTGAGCAAAAGTGAATAATGGGAACAGGAGCCCCATAAAAATGAGTAGCTTTTTCATAGCAATAAATTTAGATGTGTAAAATTACTGAATGTAGAGTGCTTTCAAGCTGTTTTTGCTGAATAACTTTTAATTTTAAATTGCTTAAGTTCATGTAAATCAATAGATTTATACAGATTCATTTTTCATTAAAAGAACAAGACATCCTTCCATCATTACAAGGCTTTTGTGATTTTGACCAGCAAATCTTTTTTCAATAAATATTAATCAGGAGGTTATATGCCAAAATTTGTGATTGAAAGAGAAATCCCTAATGTGGGCAATCTTTCCCAGAATGAACTGACCGGAATTGCGCAAAAGTCTTGCGATGTTTTAAGGTCAATGGGTCCTCAAATTCAATGGGTGCACAGTTACGTTACGGGCGATAAGATATATTGTGTATACATCGCACCAAATGAAGAGGAGGTTAAGAAACATGCCGAACTTGGCGGGTTTCCTGCCAATAAAATATCAAAGGTTGCTGAAATTATTGATCCCACAACTGCAGAAGCATAATAATATATAAACAAAGGCGGTTTTACCGCCTTTGTTGTTAAAGAGATTGAATCATACTGTTGAAAACTTTCCCATTAGTTTTCCTTTTGAAAAAAATAGCTTAGGCAGCTACATTTATCACCAGTAGTTTACCATGCTTATTCAAGAAAACCAAATTAAACCACAGATCTATCAAGCTATACTAATTCATCCAAACATTTCAGGAGGACGATGTTCCGGTAATCTGTTCTTAACGGCTAGTGGAGTGTTTTTCGATTCAGAAGCAATTAACTATTCCATTAGTTTGATGAACTTAATCATTAATGCAGGTGGAGCCGGGAATCGTTTTGTTTTTTTTAGAGATAAAGATCACGACAATATATCAATTTACACTTCAGATAAATCGGTATTAAAGAATGAGGTAATTGTAGCAAATCGAAACCTTAACGAACAGGTCAGTTACGCCAAGAAAATGTTGAACAAATTGATGTTAGGAACTCTTGCTTTGTTAGGGGCTGTTGTTTTACTAATTGGAGCTCTTTATTTGTTAAAAGATAAAATGGTGGAAGGACTCGCTTCTCAAGTTCCGGTTGAATGGGAGAAAGCTGCGGGAGATAAGCTTTTTACAGCCCTATCCTTACAATATAATATCATTCAAAATGATTCTTTAGAGAAGGAATTTGTTAAGGTTGCTGGTCCATTATTCAAACAAGTTGAAAGTCAAGGGTACAAAGTCGACTTATATTTTGTTAAAGATCCTACAATTAATGCATTCGCTTTACCTGGAGGAAAAGTTGTTGTACAAACCGGGTTAATTGAAAATGCCAAATCGTGGGAAGAGGTAATGGGAGTTTTGGGGCATGAGCTGGCGCACGTCACTCGTCGTCATCATATTAGAAGTGTAATCAATAATATAGGGGTTTTTACCATCCTTGCTGCAACCCTAGGTGATGTAAGTGCCCTGGCCGGAACGTTTGCCAATATTGGAGGTGATCTAGCTTCGCTTTCAAATAGTAGGGCTTTTGAGCACGAAGCCGATGAAACAGGTCTTGATTACCTTGTTGCTGCTAAGATAAACCCTCAGGGATTAATCTCATTCTTTGAAACCCTGAAAAAAGAACACGAAACTAAACTCAATAAAAAGGTAGAAGAAACTATAGACTTGTCTTTCTTATCTACCCACCCGAGCACTCAGGATCGTATTGATAATTTAAAAGAAAGAATAAAAAAAATTAACCTAAGGTTTTCACCTTTGCCTGGGAATTTCAATTCTTTTAAAGCTGTATTACAAAAAAGCAAATAAATCGCAATCGTCAATAATTTATTAAAACCAACTATACAATGAAACTAATTGTTCTAGGAAAACCAGTTTTTGCCCACGTAGCGGTGGAGCTAGAACCCGGTGAAACGTTCATTGCAGAGTCAGATGCCATGTCGAGTATGTCGGCAGAGTTGGATATGACAGCAAAATTCAATGGCGGTTTCTTCGGGGGATTAATTAAAAAGTTTTTGGGTGGTGAAAGTTTATTTATTAATCATTTTACCAATAATACTGATAAATCGTTAAGTCTCCACTTAACTCAACCTACCCCTGGAGATATTAATGTAAAAGAATTGAACGGCGAGAGCTATTGCATTCAAAGAGGGGCTTATATTGCTTCAGATCCCGGTGTAAAATTGGGCGTTAGATGGGCTGGTTTTGGTTCTTTAATTGGAGGTGAAGGGCTTTTCAAATTGGAGGTTTCGGGACAGGGAAAAGTAGTTTTTGGTGCGTACGGAGGAATCATCGAAAAGGAAATTAATGGGGAATACATAGTGGATTCAGGCCATTTAGTTGCCTATGAGCCGGATATGAAACTTAAGCCACAGTTGGCAGGAGGAATTTTCGGAAGCCTTTTTGGTGGTGAGGGATTTGTTACCCGAGTAGAAGGAAAAGGTAAGATTTATTTGCAGACCCGCAACATGGCAGGTTTGGCATCATGGGTTAACAAACATTTATAAGATTTCACATGGAAGCACAAATTACAGATACTATAACAAATAAACTCGACGTAACCATCAGGATGCGTCCAGGATCATCAGCCGCAGAGATTAATCTAATGCCTGGTCAGGAGTTTACTGCCGAAGCAGGCGCTATGATTGCAATGAGTCCATTTATTCAAATGACTACTACGACTCATAAAAAGAATTCAGGTGGTATAATGAAAGGATTAAAACGAATGATTTCAGGTGAGAGTTTCTTCTTAAACCATTATTCGGCAGGCAGTCAAGGCGGAACCGTTTGGTTAGGAGCTACGCACGCCGGTGATATGATGGTTAAGGAGCTAAACGGTGAGGGAATCATTGTACAAGGAGGCTCTTACGTGGCCAGCAGTCCAGAGATTGATATTGATATGAACTGGCAGGGCTTTAAATCACTTATTTCTAAAGAAGGGTTATTCTGGTTAGGAATAAGAGGTAAAGGAACCGTAATAGTTAACTCATTTGGCGCCATTTACCCGGTTCAAGTTAATGGCGAATATATTGTTGATACTGGGCATATTGTTGCCTTTGAAGAAAGCTTGAATTTCT
Above is a window of Solitalea lacus DNA encoding:
- a CDS encoding DsrE family protein; translated protein: MKKLLIFMGLLFPLFTFAQKTDYKVVFDLTSKDTSDHRSIIRWLNGITKSTPDAKLEVVMYSKGLEMVLKDKSVVADDISKLVANKNISFVVCEAAMKNQNIDKSQLLPNVTTVPDGIYEILMKQRQGWGYIKAAR
- a CDS encoding DUF4242 domain-containing protein, producing the protein MPKFVIEREIPNVGNLSQNELTGIAQKSCDVLRSMGPQIQWVHSYVTGDKIYCVYIAPNEEEVKKHAELGGFPANKISKVAEIIDPTTAEA
- a CDS encoding M48 family metallopeptidase; this encodes MLIQENQIKPQIYQAILIHPNISGGRCSGNLFLTASGVFFDSEAINYSISLMNLIINAGGAGNRFVFFRDKDHDNISIYTSDKSVLKNEVIVANRNLNEQVSYAKKMLNKLMLGTLALLGAVVLLIGALYLLKDKMVEGLASQVPVEWEKAAGDKLFTALSLQYNIIQNDSLEKEFVKVAGPLFKQVESQGYKVDLYFVKDPTINAFALPGGKVVVQTGLIENAKSWEEVMGVLGHELAHVTRRHHIRSVINNIGVFTILAATLGDVSALAGTFANIGGDLASLSNSRAFEHEADETGLDYLVAAKINPQGLISFFETLKKEHETKLNKKVEETIDLSFLSTHPSTQDRIDNLKERIKKINLRFSPLPGNFNSFKAVLQKSK
- a CDS encoding TIGR00266 family protein, whose translation is MKLIVLGKPVFAHVAVELEPGETFIAESDAMSSMSAELDMTAKFNGGFFGGLIKKFLGGESLFINHFTNNTDKSLSLHLTQPTPGDINVKELNGESYCIQRGAYIASDPGVKLGVRWAGFGSLIGGEGLFKLEVSGQGKVVFGAYGGIIEKEINGEYIVDSGHLVAYEPDMKLKPQLAGGIFGSLFGGEGFVTRVEGKGKIYLQTRNMAGLASWVNKHL
- a CDS encoding TIGR00266 family protein, with the translated sequence MEAQITDTITNKLDVTIRMRPGSSAAEINLMPGQEFTAEAGAMIAMSPFIQMTTTTHKKNSGGIMKGLKRMISGESFFLNHYSAGSQGGTVWLGATHAGDMMVKELNGEGIIVQGGSYVASSPEIDIDMNWQGFKSLISKEGLFWLGIRGKGTVIVNSFGAIYPVQVNGEYIVDTGHIVAFEESLNFSLSKAGKSWISSILGGEGLVCKFKGQGTVWIQSHNTTSFGNILGVRLKARK